Within the Microbacterium terricola genome, the region ATGGCCGCCGCGGTGGCGTTCCTGGCCTCGGACGACGCCTCGTTCATCACCGCGACCGCGTTCGTCGTCGACGGCGGCATCACGAACGCGTATGTGACCCCCCTGTGAGCGCCCGCCGTGGTTCGTAACTCAGGCAGATCGGTGCGCTGGGGGGTCGGAACGGGCCGCCCAGCGCGATTCTGCCTGCGTTGTGCACGGTTGGACGTCACAGACACAGACCGGCGACGGGAGAGGACCCCATGAGCGACGCCCCGCTGCGCGAAGTGCACCGGTCGGTCTACCGACCCGTGCGCGAGGGCAACGCGCTCGAGGACACCGTCGCCCGGCTCGTGCAGACCGTGCGGCTCGGCGTCGTCGCCCCGGGGGAGTCGCTGCCTTCAGAGCGCGAGCTGGCCGCGCTCTACGCGGTGAGCCGCGACACGGTGCGCGAAGCGATCCGCGAGCTCGCCGTCGCGGGGTATCTGGAGCGGCGCCGCGGGCGCTACGGCGGCACGTTCGTCGCCGACCCGCTGCCGCGCCCCGCCGACCCCGGCACCGTGCCGGCCGACGAGATCGAGGACGTGCTCGGCCTCCGGCGTGTGCTGGAATCCGGGGCGGCGCGGGCGGCGGCCGCCCGCACGCTCGACGCCGCGTCGCGCGCCGAGCTGTGGGCGCGGCACGAAGCAGCCTGCGCGGCGGGCGAGGCCGACTACCGCCGGGCCGACACGCTGCTGCACCTGACGATCGCGGAGCTCGCCGGCATCCCCTCGCTCGTCACCCTCGTCGCCGAGAACCGGGCGAAGGTCAACCTGTGGCTCGATACGTTCCCGCTGCTGCCGGGCAACATCGAGCACTCGAACGGCCAGCACGAGCAGATGGTGACGGCGATCCTCGCCGGGCGGGGGGATGCTGCCGAGGCCGCCGTCCGCGAGCATCTTGCGGGGTCGGAGGCCCTGCTGCGCGGGTTCCTGAGCTGAGCAGCGCCCGGCCGGCCGCGGCTAGGCTGGACGGGTGGCATCCGGAAAGAAGCGCAGCAAGAAGGAGCCGCCCGAGTTCCGCAACACCGCACTGAGCGACGCCCTGCAGACCCAGGACATCGCGGCGGTCGCGTTCGCGCTGCGCCACGGCCCGACCGTGGTGCCGCTGATGAACCCGGGCGACCGCGACAACCCGCTCGACGTCGGCGAGGTGTGGACCTACCGCGACGCGCAGGGCCAGGTCGCCCTGCTGCTGTTCAGCGACGCGGCGCACAAGCCCGCGACGCTTCCGCAGGCGGTCGCCCTGCAGCCGCCGGCGGCCCTGCGCGCCTTCCTCGGCGTGCACGGCGAGGAGATCACCACGGTGTTCTTCGACATCGCTGGCCCGCACCCCATGCAGGCGACGCCGGCCGACATCATCGCGGCGCTGGACGCCTGACCGCGGTCAGAAGCCGGGCGCCGCGTCGCCCGGACGGTCGCGCACCCGCAGTCGCACGTCGTTGAGCGCGCCGCCCAGCGAGCCGGAGCGGTTGTCGATCACGTCGGAGTAGCCGAGGCGGGCGGCCTCACTGCGCCGCTGCGCCGCCTGCGTCACGGGCCGCACCTCGCCGGCGAGGCTGAGCTCGCCGACTGCGGCGAGCGTCTTCGGGGTCGCCTGGTTGCGCACAGAGCCGGCCACCGCGATCGCGATCGCGAGGTCGGCGGCGGGTTCGGTGAAGCGGACGCCCCCGACGGTGGACACGTACACGTCGAGGTTCGAGGTGATGATGTTCGCCCGCTTCTCGAGCACCGCGAGCACCATCGCCACCCGGGCGCCGTCGACGCCGTTCACGACCCGTCGCGGATTCGGCGCGGCGGTCGCGATGGTCAGCGCCTGCACCTCGACCGGCAGTGCGCGCCGGCCCTCGAGCGCGATCGCCACGCAGGTGCCGGGCTCGGGGGCGCCATGCCCGAGGAACAGGGCGCTCGGATCGGGCACTTCGGCGATGCCGGCACCCGTCATGTCGAAGCAGCCCACCTCGTCGGTCGGCCCGAAGCGGTTCTTCAGCGCCCGCACGAAACGGAGCGACGTCTGCCGGTCGCCCTCGAAGTGGCAGACCACGTCGACCAGGTGCTCGAGCACGCGAGGGCCCGCGATCGAGCCGTCTTTCGTGACGTGGCCGACGATGATCACGGGCAGGCCGCGCTCTTTGGCGACGCGGACGAGTGTGGACGCGACTTCGCGCACCTGGCTCGGGTGGCCGGCGACGCCGTCGGAGAGCGCGGAGGAGACCGTCTGCACCGAGTCGACGATGAGCAGCTCGGGCCGGACCTCGTCGACATGGCCGAGGATCGTGGCGAGGTCGGTCTCGGCGGCGATGTAGAGCTCGTCGTGCAGGGCTCCGGTGCGCTCGGCGCGCAGGCGCACCTGGGCCGTGGACTCCTCGGCGCTCGCGTACAGCACGCGGCGCCCAGCGCGGGCGGACTGCGCGGCGACTTCGAGCAGCAGCGTCGACTTGCCGACGCCCGGCTCGCCGCTGAGGAGGATCGCCGCACCCGGCACGATGCCGCCGCCCAGCACGCGGTCGAACTCGCCGACGCCGCTGGTGCGCCGCGGCGCGTCGGTCGTGTCGACGGCGGTGATCGGCCGGGCCGCGCGCCCTGCACCCGGCGCCACGGGCGTCACCGCGCGCGAGAGCCCGGTCGGCTCGGCGGCTTCGACGACGGTGCCCCACTGCTGGCATTCGGCGCAGCGGCCGACCCACTTGAGGGTCGTCCACCCGCATTCGGTGCACCGATAGGGCGCGGCAGTAGGACGACGGGTGGCCATGGAATCAGGCTAGCCGCCGCATCCGACATCGACGCGTCCGCCACCCTCCGCCGCGGCGGAGGAAGTCAGGTTCAGTCGCGCAGCGAGGCGGCGACGTCGCGCAGCGCGTCGGCCGAACGGCGGAGCAGCCCCAGCTCGTTCGCCGAGAAAGTCGTCTCCATGATCGGCGTCGCGCCGGCGGCGTTGACGATCGACGGCACCGAGAGCGCGACCCCGGAGATGCCGTGGAAGTCCTGCAGCACCGGTGCGACGGGCAGGACGGCGTTCTCGTCGCCGAGGATCGCCTCGACGATGCGCGCGCTCGACAGGCCGATCGCATAGTTCGTCGCGCCCTTGCCCTGGATGACCTTGTAGGCGGCGTCGCGCACGTCGACCGCGACCTGGTCGAGCTCGTCGGCGGTGAACTTCGGCGAGCCGTCTGAGGGCACCCAGTCGAGGATCGGGACCGTGCCGATCGACGCCTTCGACCACAGCGGGAACTCGGTGTCGCCGTGCTCGCCGACGATGTAGGCGTGCACGCTCGAGGTTGAGACGCCGGCACGCTTGCCGAGCAGCCAGCGCAGACGGGAGGTGTCGAGCACCGTGCCGGAGGCGAAGATGCGCTCGGGCGGCAGGCCGGTCGCCTCCTGAGCGAGCACCGTGAGCACGTCGCACGGGTTGGTGACGATGACGTAGATGGCGTTCGGCGCCGCCTCGAGCAGCTGCGGCATCATCGACTTCATGATGCGGGCGTTGACCCCGGCGAGCTCGATGCGCGTCTGGCCGGGGTTCTGCTTCGCGCCGGCCGTGATGACGACGACGTGCGAGCCCTCGACCACCGAGAGGTCGCTCCCGCCGATGATGTCGCTCGACCCGGTGAACTGGGTGCCGTGCGAGAGGTCGAGCACCTCGGCCTCGGCCTTCTCGGTGGCGATGTCGTAGAGGGCGACGTGGCGTGCCGACCCCCTGATCAGGGCGGCGTACGCGGCGCTCGACCCCACGCTCCCGGCGCCGACGATGGTGACTTTGGAGTTCTCGATCACGCTCATGCGCTCAGTCTGGCAGGGGACGGATGCCGCGACCAGAGGGATTCGGGATCGGGCTGTTGCGGATGCCGAGGAAGGAGACGACAGCTCCCGCCGTCAGGAAGACGGCCGTCGTCACGGCGGCGCGGTGGAACCCGGTGAGGTCCAGCATCCCGCCGATGATCGGGGCGAGCATCGCGATCGCCAGCAGCCCGGCGACGCGGGCGACCGCGTTGTTCACCGCGGAGGCGATGCCGCTGTGGGCAGGATCGGCCGAGCCGAGGATGGCGGCGGTGAGGGGTGAGACGGTGGCACCGAGACCGACGCCGAACACGAGCATGCTCGGGAGCACCTGCGTCCAGTAGTCGAAGTCGTCCGACACGCTCAGCAGCAGCAGTGCGCCGATCGCCATGATCAGCGGGCCCACCGTCATGAACAGGCGCGGGCCGTACCTCGACGAGAGCGCACCCGCGCGCGAGCTCAGCGCGATGACAAGGAGCGTTGTCGGCAGGCTCGCGAGCCCCGCGAGGGTGGCGGGGAGCCCCGCCTCCTCCTGCAGGTAGATCGCGACGACGAAGCCGTTCAGCGACAGCGCGGCGTAGATCGCGAGGGTCGCGAGGTTGCCCATCGCGTAGTTGCGGGCCCGGAACAGGTCCAGCGGCAGGAGCGGAGTGCGGACCGTGCGCTGGCGCCACAGGAACGCGGCGAACATCGCGAGCCCGAGGAGCAGCGGCACCCAGATCACCGGCGACGACCACCCGTAGTTCGGCTGCTCGATGAGGGCGAAGACCGCGCCGCCGAGGCCCACCGTGCACAATGCCGCGCCGAGGATGTCGATGTGCGCGTCCGGGCTGCGCTCGTCGGGGTGATCGAGCCGCGTGATGAGCCACAGCGCGACCGCGATCGGCACGACGTTGATGAGGAAGACGAAGCGCCACGACAGGAAGTCGACGAACAGGCCGCCGAGGAGGGGACCTGCGACCATCGCGCTGGTCGTGAGCGCGGTCCAGGCGCCGATTGCCCGCGCCTGGCGCTCGCCGGTGATCGCGGAGGTGATGAGCGCGAGCGAGCTCGGCACGAGGAACGCGCCCGCCGCACCCTGGAGGAGCCGGGCGATGACGAGGATGAGGGGCGTCGGCGCGAGGGCGACGGCGAGGGAGGCGACGCCGAACCCGATCAGGCCGATCCGCAGCACGAGGAGCCGGCCGTACGCGTCGCTGACGGAGCCCGCCAGCAGGATGAGCGCGCTGAGGGTGAGCAGGTAGCCGTCGACCGTCCACTGCTGCGCGATGAGCCCGCCGCCGATCTCGGCGGTGATCGCGGGGAGCGCGACGTTGACGACCGAGCCGTCGAGGAACGCCACCCCGGACGCGAGCGCCGCGATCGCCACGACGAGCCGCTGCTGACCGGTCATCGGGGTGCCCATGCTCTCAACCTATGGCGTGCCGGCGGGGCGGGGGTCGTCGCGGAGCAGCCCGGCGATGACGGTGTCGACGGTGCGTGCCGCTGCGGCCTGGACCTCCTCGACGGACAGCCCCTGCAAGGGACCGTGCAGGGCGAGCAGAGCGAACCCGTGCACGGCGGACCAGCACGGCCACTCGGCGCCGGGGCGTGCCGCGGGGGCGAGCTCTCCGGAGGCGACCAGCGCGTCGAGCGCGGATGACAGGGAGGCGAGTGGCGGCGGGAGCTCGCCGGGGGCGGGCAGCTCGTCGATGAGCGCGTCCGGCGCGGCGAAGGCCACCTCGAACCAGCCGGGCTCGGCGAGGGCGAATGAGATGTAGCCGACGCCGACCGCGTGGAGGCGCGTGCGTGCCGTGGTCATGCCAGGAGCGGGCGCGGTGGTGAGCGACAGCATCCGCTCGACCATGCCCTCCTGGATGCGGAGGGCGACCGCGGCCAGCAGGGCGTCGCGGTCAGCGAAGTGCCGGTAGACGGCGTTCGGCGAGACTCCGACGCGGCGGGCGATGTCGCGCAGCACGATGGCGCGCGATCCGCTCTCGCGCGTCGCGGTGAGGCCCGTGGCGATGAGCGCCTCGCGCAGATTGCCGTGGTGGTAGGGCCTGCCGGGCTCGGTCGTCACAGCATCCTCTTGACGGGAACTCCTCGATGTGTACGCTGTGAACATACCACGCCGTGAGGAGCAATCATGACCGAGGTCACCGCACTTCCGCCTGTCGTCGACGAGGAGACCTGGCGCCGCGAGCTCGCCGCCCTGCGCGTCCGCGGGAAGGCGGCGACGCGGGAGCTGGATGCGATCGCCGCTCAGCGACGCCGGCTGCCGATGGTCGAGCTGCCCGAGTACACCCTCGTCGGCAGGGACGGACCGGTGCGCCTCGCTGACATCTTCGAGGGCAGGTCGCAGCTCATCGTCTACAACCACATGTGGTTCGAGGGCAAGGAATGGCACTGCCCCGGGTGCACCGGCTTCACCGCGCAGTTCACGAGGCTGGAGTTCCTCGAGCCGTACGACGCGCGATTCGTCATCGTGACGCAGGGTCCGATCGACGAGGCCCTCGCCTACAAGGAGAAGGTCGGCAACCGCATGGAGTGGTTCTCGACCGCCGACAGCCCGTTCGGCACGGACATGGACGCCCCACCGGGAGGCGGCTTCGCGATGAACGTGTTCCTCCGCGACGGCGACAAGGTCTACCGCACCTGGCACACGAACGGCCGGGGCACCGAGCAGCTCACGCACACCTTCTCGCTCATCGACGTGCTGCCGTGGGGGCGACAGGAGGAGTGGCAGGATTCGCCCGCCGGGTGGCCGCAGGGCGGCACCGGCGAGGGCTGGGAGGGATCGAAGGACATCGCCCGGCTGTACGGGCCCGCGGTCGTCTGATTCCGGATGCGGTGGGCCCTGATCCGCGCCGATTGGCGGGTTCGCGTGGCGTGACGTAAACTCGTCCGCGGTGACGTGTCCGAGCGGCCGAAGGTGCAACTCTCGAAAAGTTGTGTAGGGTAACCCCCTACCGTGGGTTCAAATCCCACCGTCACCGCCAGAAAAACCCCTGTTGATCAGGGGTTTTTCCATTTGCCCCACACAGGAGGTCGTCGTGGTCGATGTGGGTACGGCTGGCGGACGATGAGCGTCGCAGCCATCGCCGCCGTCGTGGCGCTCGTCGCCGGCGGGATCACGATCGGGCTGGTCGCGCTCCTTCACGTCCTCGAGCCCGAGTTCGACCCGTCCTGGCGGATGATCAGCGAGTACTCCCTCGGGCGGTACGGGTGGGTCATGCGGCTCGCGTTCGTCACGATGGCCATCAGCCCCGCCGCGACGTGCGTCGCCCTGTGGCCGTTCGGCGGCGCGTGGACCCTCGGCCTCGCGGCCGTGGCACTGGGTGCGCTCGGCGCCGCGTTCCTCGACGCCGACCCGATCATGACGTCACGCGCCCAAGCCACACCGGTCGGAAGGGCCCACACGGTCATGGGTGGTCTGTGCCTCGCCGGCTTCCCGCCCGCGGCGCTGCTCGCGGGTCTCGGTGTGGCGACCACGCTCGGGTGGGCGCTGGCGATCGCATCCGCTGTTCCGTTTGCCGGACTGGTGTGGTTCCTCATCGCCGCTGCCCCCGCCCACGGGCAGGGCGGCTCGCCTGCGATCCGGATCGGATGGCCGGACCGGTTCTGCCTCCTCGCCTACCTCGCATGGGTGGTGCTCGCCGCCGGCAGCGTGCTGGCTCTGGGGTGACGCTCGACAGCATCGCCGATACCCCGCCCAGAATGAAGACATGAACCGCGACGAGATCAGCCGCATCGCACACACCGACCACCCGATCGCCGCGCCGGTCGACGTCAGCAGCGCTCGTCGGCTGCTCGCGCGGCTCGACCCCGCCGGATCCGGTCGCGTCGTCGACCTCGGCTGCGGCTCGGGCGCGTGGCTCCTCGAACTGCTCGACAGCCGACCCGACCTGACCGCGGTCGGGGTGGACACCGCACTTCACCCCGACCGCGATGCGCGTGCCCGCCGGCGCGGGGTAGCCGACCGCCTCAGCTGGATCGAGGCGGATGCGGCGGCCTGGTCTCCCGCCGACGGCGTGCCCCACGACGCGGTCCTGTGCGTCGGTGCGAGCCACGCCTTCGGCGGACTGTCCGGCACGCTCGTCGCGATCCGCCGCCACCTGCGCCCGGGAGGGCGGGCCCTGCTCGGGGAGATGATCTGGGAGCACCCCCAGCCGTCGCGCGCCGCACAGGAGGCTCTCGATGCGCGCCCGGAGGATCTCCCCACGCTCTCGCAGCTGCTGCCGATCCTGGAGCAGCACGGCTTCGAGGCGGGGTATGCCCACATGAGCAGCGCGCAGGAGTGGGACGACTACGAGTGGTCGTGGACAGGATCGCTCGTCGCGTGGGCCGAGCGCGAAGCCTCGAACGACGCCGAACGCGAGCAGGCGCTCGCTGCCGCCCGGTCGCA harbors:
- a CDS encoding FadR/GntR family transcriptional regulator, encoding MSDAPLREVHRSVYRPVREGNALEDTVARLVQTVRLGVVAPGESLPSERELAALYAVSRDTVREAIRELAVAGYLERRRGRYGGTFVADPLPRPADPGTVPADEIEDVLGLRRVLESGAARAAAARTLDAASRAELWARHEAACAAGEADYRRADTLLHLTIAELAGIPSLVTLVAENRAKVNLWLDTFPLLPGNIEHSNGQHEQMVTAILAGRGDAAEAAVREHLAGSEALLRGFLS
- a CDS encoding dehydrogenase, with the protein product MASGKKRSKKEPPEFRNTALSDALQTQDIAAVAFALRHGPTVVPLMNPGDRDNPLDVGEVWTYRDAQGQVALLLFSDAAHKPATLPQAVALQPPAALRAFLGVHGEEITTVFFDIAGPHPMQATPADIIAALDA
- the radA gene encoding DNA repair protein RadA gives rise to the protein MATRRPTAAPYRCTECGWTTLKWVGRCAECQQWGTVVEAAEPTGLSRAVTPVAPGAGRAARPITAVDTTDAPRRTSGVGEFDRVLGGGIVPGAAILLSGEPGVGKSTLLLEVAAQSARAGRRVLYASAEESTAQVRLRAERTGALHDELYIAAETDLATILGHVDEVRPELLIVDSVQTVSSALSDGVAGHPSQVREVASTLVRVAKERGLPVIIVGHVTKDGSIAGPRVLEHLVDVVCHFEGDRQTSLRFVRALKNRFGPTDEVGCFDMTGAGIAEVPDPSALFLGHGAPEPGTCVAIALEGRRALPVEVQALTIATAAPNPRRVVNGVDGARVAMVLAVLEKRANIITSNLDVYVSTVGGVRFTEPAADLAIAIAVAGSVRNQATPKTLAAVGELSLAGEVRPVTQAAQRRSEAARLGYSDVIDNRSGSLGGALNDVRLRVRDRPGDAAPGF
- a CDS encoding L-lactate dehydrogenase, translated to MSVIENSKVTIVGAGSVGSSAAYAALIRGSARHVALYDIATEKAEAEVLDLSHGTQFTGSSDIIGGSDLSVVEGSHVVVITAGAKQNPGQTRIELAGVNARIMKSMMPQLLEAAPNAIYVIVTNPCDVLTVLAQEATGLPPERIFASGTVLDTSRLRWLLGKRAGVSTSSVHAYIVGEHGDTEFPLWSKASIGTVPILDWVPSDGSPKFTADELDQVAVDVRDAAYKVIQGKGATNYAIGLSSARIVEAILGDENAVLPVAPVLQDFHGISGVALSVPSIVNAAGATPIMETTFSANELGLLRRSADALRDVAASLRD
- a CDS encoding MFS transporter; translation: MGTPMTGQQRLVVAIAALASGVAFLDGSVVNVALPAITAEIGGGLIAQQWTVDGYLLTLSALILLAGSVSDAYGRLLVLRIGLIGFGVASLAVALAPTPLILVIARLLQGAAGAFLVPSSLALITSAITGERQARAIGAWTALTTSAMVAGPLLGGLFVDFLSWRFVFLINVVPIAVALWLITRLDHPDERSPDAHIDILGAALCTVGLGGAVFALIEQPNYGWSSPVIWVPLLLGLAMFAAFLWRQRTVRTPLLPLDLFRARNYAMGNLATLAIYAALSLNGFVVAIYLQEEAGLPATLAGLASLPTTLLVIALSSRAGALSSRYGPRLFMTVGPLIMAIGALLLLSVSDDFDYWTQVLPSMLVFGVGLGATVSPLTAAILGSADPAHSGIASAVNNAVARVAGLLAIAMLAPIIGGMLDLTGFHRAAVTTAVFLTAGAVVSFLGIRNSPIPNPSGRGIRPLPD
- a CDS encoding TetR/AcrR family transcriptional regulator, with translation MTTEPGRPYHHGNLREALIATGLTATRESGSRAIVLRDIARRVGVSPNAVYRHFADRDALLAAVALRIQEGMVERMLSLTTAPAPGMTTARTRLHAVGVGYISFALAEPGWFEVAFAAPDALIDELPAPGELPPPLASLSSALDALVASGELAPAARPGAEWPCWSAVHGFALLALHGPLQGLSVEEVQAAAARTVDTVIAGLLRDDPRPAGTP
- a CDS encoding DUF899 domain-containing protein; its protein translation is MTEVTALPPVVDEETWRRELAALRVRGKAATRELDAIAAQRRRLPMVELPEYTLVGRDGPVRLADIFEGRSQLIVYNHMWFEGKEWHCPGCTGFTAQFTRLEFLEPYDARFVIVTQGPIDEALAYKEKVGNRMEWFSTADSPFGTDMDAPPGGGFAMNVFLRDGDKVYRTWHTNGRGTEQLTHTFSLIDVLPWGRQEEWQDSPAGWPQGGTGEGWEGSKDIARLYGPAVV
- a CDS encoding DUF998 domain-containing protein, with the translated sequence MSVAAIAAVVALVAGGITIGLVALLHVLEPEFDPSWRMISEYSLGRYGWVMRLAFVTMAISPAATCVALWPFGGAWTLGLAAVALGALGAAFLDADPIMTSRAQATPVGRAHTVMGGLCLAGFPPAALLAGLGVATTLGWALAIASAVPFAGLVWFLIAAAPAHGQGGSPAIRIGWPDRFCLLAYLAWVVLAAGSVLALG
- a CDS encoding class I SAM-dependent methyltransferase; translated protein: MNRDEISRIAHTDHPIAAPVDVSSARRLLARLDPAGSGRVVDLGCGSGAWLLELLDSRPDLTAVGVDTALHPDRDARARRRGVADRLSWIEADAAAWSPADGVPHDAVLCVGASHAFGGLSGTLVAIRRHLRPGGRALLGEMIWEHPQPSRAAQEALDARPEDLPTLSQLLPILEQHGFEAGYAHMSSAQEWDDYEWSWTGSLVAWAEREASNDAEREQALAAARSHRRQWIDGYRGELGFVTVVLHDIRTP